The sequence GTTTACCAAAACTATATTCTGATTGACCTGAACTGTCATAGTAAGAAATATTACCAATATTCGGGCTCAATCCGTAGATCGTAACCATTGCCTGAGCTCTCTTAGTCACTGTTTCCAAATCTGAAAGTGCACCTGTAGAAATATTATTAAATATAACTTGCTCAGCTGCTCTACCTCCTAATGTAGCACACATCTCGTCCAACATTTGTTCAGTAGTCGTCAACTGTCTTTCTTCCGGAAGATACCAAGCTGCGCCTAATGAACGTCCTCTTGGAACAATTGTCACTTTCAATAACGGAGAAGCGTGTTCTACCAACCAAGAAATTGTTGCGTGACCAGCCTCATGGAATGCCACTCTTTTTTTCTCAGATGGCTTAATCGCCATATTTTTCTTCTCAAGACCACCGATAATTCTATCTACAGCATCTAAGAAATCTTGCTTGTTTACAGACTCATGACTGTTTCTAGCTGCGATTAAAGCTGCTTCGTTACAAACGTTCGCAATATCTGCTCCACTGAAACCTGGAGTTTGTTTTGCTAAGAACTCTCTGTCTATAGTCTCATCCAATTTGATTTTCTGTAAATGAACATCAAAAATCTCTCTTCTTTCGTGTAATTCAGGAAGATCAACATATACTGAACGGTCAAAACGACCAGCTCTCATTAATGCCTTATCCAAAATATCTGCTCTGTTGGTCGCTGCCATTACGATTACGTTCACGTCGGTACCAAAACCGTCCATTTCTGTAAGCAATTGATTTAAGGTATTTTCTCTTTCGTCATTTCCGCCAGAGAAATTGTTTTTTCCTCTTGCACGTCCGATCGCATCAATTTCATCAATAAAGATGATAGCAGGAGATTTTGCTTTTGCCTGAGCAAACAAATCTCTTACTCTTGACGCTCCTACCCCAACAAACATTTCAACAAAATCTGAACCTGAAAGTGAGAAAAACGGAACTTTAGCTTCACCTGCAACAGCTTTCGCCAATAAGGTTTTACCTGTTCCCGGTGGCCCTACCAAAAGTACCCCTTTAGGAATTTTACCTCCTAATTTCGTGTATTTTTCAGAGTTTTTCAAGAAATCTACAACTTCCTGCACCTCTTCTTTAGCTCCCTCTAATCCTGCAACATCCTTAAATGTTGTCTGAATCTTTTCTTTTTCGTCAAATAATTTGGCTTTAGATTTACCGATAGAGAAAATCTGTCCTCCAGGACCTCCACCACTTCCCATTTTTCTGAAAAGGATGAAGTAGAACAATCCTAAAATCGTAATCCAGATAAGAGCCTGAATAAGAGCACCCATCAATGCACTCTCTCCTTCTGCATAATCTTTAGACGTTTTGATTGCCGGATTTTGGCTCTTTATAGATTCAAATTTCTCTAAGAAAAGCTGTAAATCTCCGTACTTCAGGCTATAATCAGCCTTTGCAGAAGACATACCTAAATTTGAAAAAGGATTTGCCTTGTCATCTTTCTTCACGGTAGCTGTTTTCGCAGCTTTTGTTAAAAATACTTCAGCTTTCTGAGCTTGTTTATCAATCAACACATTCTGAACTTTCCCCGACTGCATTTCTCTAAAGAAAGCATCTTCGTCAATAGATTTTGCATTGTTGCCACCCAAAAAGTTTGAGGCAAAAAATAACAAAAGGGCTATTATAGCGATTGGGAAAAACCAGTTAAATCCTTTATTATTCATTTAATACTTTTAAAATTTATACTTCACTTTCTATTTTGGTGATTTTTGCATCACCCCAAAGTTCTTCAATATCGTAATACTGACGAGTTTCTTTCTGGAAGATATGCACCACCACGGTTACATAATCTACCAAGACCCACATTGAGTTTTCTGTACCCTCTACGTGCCAAGGTCTGTCCTGAAGATCGTTTCTTACTTTTTTTTCTACACTTCCTGCTAATGCCGAGACTTGTGTATTTGAGTTACCACTACAAATTATAAATGTTTCTGCTACCGAGTTTTCAATTTTTGAAAGGTCGAAAATCATAATATCTTCCCCCTTTACATCCTGGATAGCTTCTACAATTTTATCTATTAGCGCTTGCTTTTCTACTGTTTTGTTCATTAAAATATACTATAATCTGCAAATTTATTGTTTTTCTTTTACTTTAACCTTACTTTTAGGGCTTTAATGTCTTAAAGTTTTCATAAATGACCAATCTGTTTTACCAAAAGAGTGTTCTTCTACTAATGACGAAATATCTCAGGTTTTACTTTACCCACATTCAAATTTTGTTGGTCTCTATACTTTTAATCAAACAAAAGGAAGAGGACAGTATGGAAATATTTGGGCTTCCCACCCTGAGCAGAATCTTGCTTATACAATTGCTGTAAAAATTCAGGACACTAAACTCAGTGATTTCTTGTTCAATTATTATACCGCAGCAGCAATACGCGAGTTTCTTGCCAAACTGACCGAAAAGGTAGTGAAGATAAAATGGCCAAATGATATCATCTTAGCCAACAAAAAAGTAGTTGGAATTCTGATTGAAAAGAAAAAATTCAACGGTGAAAATTATTTCATTATAGGAAGCGGAATCAATATTCTGCAGGAAAAATTTGATGAAATATCTAATGCAGGCTCAATCTTCACACAAACCGGAAAAAAAATAGATTTACAAAGTTTCACTAAAGAACTGCATGAATTTTTAGTTGGGAAATTTAAAAATATAGATTCTGAAGAAGATGTTTTAGAAGAATTTAATTTAAATCTATTCAGAAAAGATGAAATTTCAGTATTCGAGATTGACGGAAAGCGACAAAATGGCATCATCCGAAAAGCTGACGAAAAAGGTAAAATCTGGATTGAATTTGAAGATGAAACAAAATCGTTTTACCATAAAGAAATAAAACTTCTTTACTGATTGGCTCTTCTGATATACAAGATTAAAGTTAGCGGAAAAAAGATAATATTCGGCATCCACATTGCCAATGACGGAGTCAGAATTTTATTCTCTGAAACCACTTTTAAAGCTTCAAACGAGAATACAAATACGAACGCTAAGGAAATTCCTATTGCTAAGTTAATCCCCAAACCTCCTCTTTTCTTTTGAGAAGAAAGCGATAGTGCTAAAAACGTCAGTAAGATAATTGACACGGGCATTGAGGTTCTTTGATGAAACTCATTTAAGTGCGCATTCAAATTACTGTTTCCTTTTTCTCTTTCTCTATCGATGAATTTTATAAGCTCAGGAGTCGTTTTATTTTGACCCAAAAGTTCGTTTGGAAATAATTCTTCCGGTGCCTGACCATAACTTTTCCTCAGCTCGAACCCCTGACCTAATTTTTCTGAATCATCTTTATTAATGGTCTTTTCAAGAAAACTATTCAGTACAAATTGCTTTTTCGCAGGATCCCAGTAAGCATCATTTGCCTTCAGCTCGTAAGTCAGTTTACGGTTTTTATCAAATTTTTGGTAAACAAAGCCGTAGCCACGATATTCTTTTTTATTCCACGAATTGATGAAGATATATTCCGTTTTGCTTAATTGTGCCGAAACCGGAGCTGTCCCCAGAATTTTATCTTTATTCGTTTGATTATAAGTATATGCTTCGAGCGCATTTTTCTTAATATTCGCCCACGGCAACACGAAATGATTAACAACCAGTGAAAGTAAAGCAATGAAAAGAGAAGTCAGCAAATAAGGTTTTGCAAATCTGTGAAAACTTGCACCACTACTGATAATCGCCACAATCTCAGTATTATTTGCCATTCTGGAGGTGAAATAAATCACAGAAATAAACACCAGAATCGCCAAAAATGTAACGACCAGATTGATAATCCAAAAAGGATAAAAATGAATAAGAAAATAGGTTAAATTTAATTTTGGATCAAGAGCGGTGGCATTCTCAATTCTAGGAATTTTCTGCTGAACATCAATAACCAAAACAACCGTAGACAGCAATATCAGCATGAAACCAAAGGTTCCAAGGTATTTTCTTACGATATATCTGTCTACAATTTTAAACATGAAATAATTTTAA comes from Chryseobacterium sp. 3008163 and encodes:
- the ftsH gene encoding ATP-dependent zinc metalloprotease FtsH, which gives rise to MNNKGFNWFFPIAIIALLLFFASNFLGGNNAKSIDEDAFFREMQSGKVQNVLIDKQAQKAEVFLTKAAKTATVKKDDKANPFSNLGMSSAKADYSLKYGDLQLFLEKFESIKSQNPAIKTSKDYAEGESALMGALIQALIWITILGLFYFILFRKMGSGGGPGGQIFSIGKSKAKLFDEKEKIQTTFKDVAGLEGAKEEVQEVVDFLKNSEKYTKLGGKIPKGVLLVGPPGTGKTLLAKAVAGEAKVPFFSLSGSDFVEMFVGVGASRVRDLFAQAKAKSPAIIFIDEIDAIGRARGKNNFSGGNDERENTLNQLLTEMDGFGTDVNVIVMAATNRADILDKALMRAGRFDRSVYVDLPELHERREIFDVHLQKIKLDETIDREFLAKQTPGFSGADIANVCNEAALIAARNSHESVNKQDFLDAVDRIIGGLEKKNMAIKPSEKKRVAFHEAGHATISWLVEHASPLLKVTIVPRGRSLGAAWYLPEERQLTTTEQMLDEMCATLGGRAAEQVIFNNISTGALSDLETVTKRAQAMVTIYGLSPNIGNISYYDSSGQSEYSFGKPYSEATASKIDAEIKMIIENQYERAVRILTENKDKLDALANKLLEKEVIFREDLEDIFGKRAWDPELTERPVTNTIPIHEKVEESEIQAPESPAQL
- a CDS encoding LptF/LptG family permease, encoding MFKIVDRYIVRKYLGTFGFMLILLSTVVLVIDVQQKIPRIENATALDPKLNLTYFLIHFYPFWIINLVVTFLAILVFISVIYFTSRMANNTEIVAIISSGASFHRFAKPYLLTSLFIALLSLVVNHFVLPWANIKKNALEAYTYNQTNKDKILGTAPVSAQLSKTEYIFINSWNKKEYRGYGFVYQKFDKNRKLTYELKANDAYWDPAKKQFVLNSFLEKTINKDDSEKLGQGFELRKSYGQAPEELFPNELLGQNKTTPELIKFIDREREKGNSNLNAHLNEFHQRTSMPVSIILLTFLALSLSSQKKRGGLGINLAIGISLAFVFVFSFEALKVVSENKILTPSLAMWMPNIIFFPLTLILYIRRANQ
- a CDS encoding biotin--[acetyl-CoA-carboxylase] ligase, whose translation is MSQVLLYPHSNFVGLYTFNQTKGRGQYGNIWASHPEQNLAYTIAVKIQDTKLSDFLFNYYTAAAIREFLAKLTEKVVKIKWPNDIILANKKVVGILIEKKKFNGENYFIIGSGINILQEKFDEISNAGSIFTQTGKKIDLQSFTKELHEFLVGKFKNIDSEEDVLEEFNLNLFRKDEISVFEIDGKRQNGIIRKADEKGKIWIEFEDETKSFYHKEIKLLY
- the rsfS gene encoding ribosome silencing factor — protein: MNKTVEKQALIDKIVEAIQDVKGEDIMIFDLSKIENSVAETFIICSGNSNTQVSALAGSVEKKVRNDLQDRPWHVEGTENSMWVLVDYVTVVVHIFQKETRQYYDIEELWGDAKITKIESEV